A region of Hydrogenimonas cancrithermarum DNA encodes the following proteins:
- a CDS encoding class II SORL domain-containing protein — MPKINRYVDIDTVEREAKKDYIDRHSPFVHCESSAKKGEKFKVKVKVGEEYAHPDDFDHYIAYVQLWNGETLLGQATFTPGTLGNEKSQVEVDFYIIPQKNLTLTAMSYCTKHGLWESDPVKVVVE, encoded by the coding sequence ATGCCTAAGATTAACCGATATGTTGACATCGATACCGTAGAAAGAGAAGCGAAAAAAGATTATATCGATCGCCATTCGCCGTTCGTTCATTGCGAAAGCAGTGCCAAAAAAGGTGAAAAGTTCAAAGTGAAAGTGAAAGTCGGTGAAGAGTACGCTCACCCGGATGATTTCGATCATTACATCGCATACGTGCAGCTTTGGAACGGTGAAACACTGCTCGGACAGGCGACATTTACACCGGGAACACTTGGCAACGAGAAGAGCCAGGTCGAAGTAGATTTCTATATCATTCCTCAGAAAAACCTGACATTGACTGCCATGAGCTACTGCACCAAGCACGGCCTGTGGGAAAGCGATCCGGTCAAAGTCGTAGTAGAATAA
- the sdhA gene encoding succinate dehydrogenase flavoprotein subunit, which produces MSVQIHKYDVVIVGAGLAGLAAARELQRAGKKVAVLTKLHPLRSHSGAAQGGVNAALSEDDDIELHMFDTVKGSDYLADQDAVELMCSKAPETIRWIANSGAAFSRKEDGTIAQRPFGGQSKPRACYAKDRTGLTLLQTIYEQADRENVTFFDEWYVADIVYEDGLVKGVVAYNIRDLEPAIFNARAVMFATGGYARAFKISSNAHANTGDGLSIVARHGLPLEDMEFVQFHPTGLAGSGILISEAARGEGGRLYNSLGERFMEKYAPEKMELAPRDVVSRAITKEILEGRGVGPNKDAVAIDLTHLGEEIIMERLPELRDLALTFLGQDMIKEPIHIAATAHYSMGGIPVDIDGHVKKNPNEIVRGFYAAGECACVSVHGANRLGANSLLEALFFGRHVGQHIIEDLESDRLECHGVNAADADRMLEEIKFCMNNNGTESVPKLRSELQQTMTENAGVFRTEETLLKQRAILVELRERYKNIRIDDKSKIFNTDLQEAIELGHMLDYATFIVEGAIARKESRGAHYREDYPTRDDENFLKHTFATMDEGGNINLEYGDVTLGKFEPQERTY; this is translated from the coding sequence ATGAGTGTACAGATACATAAATACGATGTTGTGATTGTCGGTGCCGGACTTGCGGGCCTGGCCGCCGCGCGCGAACTGCAGCGTGCCGGCAAGAAAGTGGCCGTGTTGACCAAACTTCACCCGCTGCGAAGCCATTCCGGTGCCGCGCAGGGTGGGGTCAACGCCGCACTGAGTGAAGACGACGATATCGAACTGCATATGTTCGATACCGTCAAGGGAAGTGACTATCTCGCAGACCAGGATGCGGTCGAGCTGATGTGTTCCAAAGCCCCGGAAACGATCCGCTGGATCGCCAACTCCGGTGCCGCATTCAGCCGCAAAGAGGATGGTACGATCGCCCAGCGGCCGTTCGGAGGCCAGTCCAAGCCCCGCGCCTGCTACGCCAAAGACCGAACCGGCCTGACGCTCCTGCAAACGATTTACGAGCAGGCCGACCGGGAAAACGTTACCTTTTTCGACGAGTGGTACGTTGCCGATATCGTCTATGAAGATGGGCTTGTAAAAGGTGTCGTCGCCTACAATATTCGCGATCTCGAACCGGCCATTTTCAATGCCAGAGCGGTTATGTTCGCTACGGGTGGTTACGCCCGCGCCTTCAAAATCAGCTCCAACGCGCACGCCAATACGGGTGATGGCCTCTCGATCGTCGCACGCCACGGCCTTCCACTCGAAGATATGGAGTTCGTCCAGTTCCATCCGACCGGCCTCGCCGGAAGCGGTATCCTTATCTCCGAAGCGGCCCGCGGAGAAGGTGGACGTCTCTACAACAGCCTCGGCGAACGCTTTATGGAAAAATACGCTCCCGAAAAGATGGAGCTCGCTCCGCGTGACGTCGTCAGCCGTGCGATTACCAAAGAGATCCTCGAAGGACGCGGTGTCGGACCGAACAAAGACGCCGTCGCCATCGACCTGACCCATCTCGGTGAAGAGATCATCATGGAGCGCCTTCCTGAACTTCGCGACCTCGCGCTCACATTCCTCGGGCAGGACATGATCAAAGAGCCGATTCATATCGCTGCGACGGCGCACTACTCGATGGGTGGCATTCCCGTCGACATCGACGGTCACGTCAAGAAAAACCCGAACGAGATCGTTCGCGGTTTCTACGCGGCGGGCGAGTGTGCTTGTGTCAGCGTCCATGGTGCCAACCGACTGGGTGCGAACTCGCTGCTCGAAGCCCTCTTCTTCGGCCGCCACGTCGGACAGCATATCATCGAAGATCTCGAAAGCGACAGACTCGAGTGCCATGGGGTGAACGCGGCCGATGCCGACCGCATGCTCGAGGAGATCAAGTTCTGCATGAACAACAACGGCACCGAGTCGGTACCGAAACTTCGCAGCGAACTGCAGCAGACGATGACCGAAAATGCAGGTGTTTTCCGTACAGAAGAGACACTGCTCAAACAACGGGCGATTCTTGTAGAGCTTCGTGAACGCTATAAAAACATTCGTATCGACGACAAGAGTAAAATTTTCAACACCGATTTGCAGGAAGCCATCGAGCTTGGTCATATGCTCGATTACGCTACGTTTATCGTTGAAGGTGCCATTGCACGAAAAGAGAGCCGTGGTGCGCATTACCGTGAAGACTACCCGACGCGCGACGACGAAAATTTCCTCAAACACACCTTCGCAACGATGGATGAAGGGGGGAACATCAACCTCGAATACGGTGATGTAACACTCGGAAAATTTGAGCCGCAAGAGCGAACATATTAA
- a CDS encoding fumarate reductase cytochrome b subunit, with product MLTTHRSRAPAYLDFLQGFTGLLLALFIVGHILFEASILFGPDAMERMTLFFEGYYLFGERHPAIVTILAAIIFTLFVVHAALAVRKIPSTWRQYRTFRNHMKRFRHEDTSLWMVQVMTGFAMFFLAPVHIYMMMANPSKIGPYLSAQRVVEGWMWPLYLVLLFCVVLHAFVGLYRLALKWGWFEGRNYRKSRKAMKQILRASIVLYIVIGLASLSAYVSIGLDIKNGSVKVEP from the coding sequence ATGTTGACAACTCACCGTAGCCGTGCACCGGCCTATCTCGACTTTCTCCAGGGATTCACAGGTCTTCTTCTGGCACTCTTTATCGTAGGGCATATTCTCTTTGAAGCTTCCATCCTTTTCGGGCCCGATGCGATGGAGCGTATGACACTCTTTTTCGAAGGCTACTACCTGTTCGGGGAGAGGCATCCGGCGATTGTCACGATACTGGCGGCGATCATCTTTACACTCTTTGTCGTCCATGCGGCACTGGCTGTGAGAAAGATTCCGTCGACATGGCGGCAGTATCGGACTTTTCGGAACCATATGAAGCGATTCAGGCATGAAGATACCTCTTTATGGATGGTCCAGGTGATGACGGGATTCGCGATGTTCTTTCTGGCCCCCGTGCATATCTATATGATGATGGCGAACCCCTCCAAAATCGGCCCTTATCTCTCCGCCCAGCGTGTCGTCGAGGGCTGGATGTGGCCGCTCTATCTGGTACTGCTCTTCTGTGTCGTACTGCACGCATTCGTGGGACTCTACCGACTCGCGCTCAAATGGGGATGGTTCGAGGGGAGAAACTATAGAAAAAGCAGAAAAGCGATGAAACAGATTCTTCGGGCTTCCATCGTTTTGTATATCGTGATCGGTCTCGCATCGCTTTCGGCCTATGTCTCGATCGGCCTCGACATCAAGAACGGCTCCGTAAAGGTTGAACCATGA
- a CDS encoding fumarate reductase iron-sulfur subunit, translating into MNETKPRRLKINIFRYDPHQKGDTPHIETFEIEEAPGMTLFIVLNDIREHYDASLKFDFVCRAGICGSCGMIINGKPGLACSTLTSKLPEEINLAPLPVFELIGDLSVFTGKWMRGMNERLETWIHNKEDEIRDIHRLEKPMEPELAEEIYELDRCIECGCCIAGCGTIQMNENFVGAVGMNKIARYALDPRDKRDDADYYELVGDENGVFGCMTLLGCEDVCPKKLPLQSKIAYLRRQMVKIGMKK; encoded by the coding sequence ATGAATGAGACAAAACCACGAAGACTGAAAATCAATATTTTCCGATACGATCCGCATCAAAAAGGCGACACCCCCCATATCGAAACGTTCGAGATCGAAGAGGCGCCGGGCATGACACTCTTTATCGTTCTGAACGATATCCGCGAACACTACGATGCATCGCTCAAGTTCGACTTCGTCTGCCGTGCCGGCATCTGCGGAAGCTGCGGGATGATCATCAACGGCAAACCGGGACTCGCCTGCAGCACCCTAACCTCCAAATTGCCCGAGGAGATCAATCTCGCCCCGCTACCCGTTTTCGAACTGATCGGCGACCTTTCGGTCTTTACCGGCAAGTGGATGCGTGGGATGAACGAACGGCTCGAAACGTGGATCCATAACAAAGAGGATGAGATCCGGGATATCCACCGTCTCGAGAAGCCGATGGAACCGGAGCTTGCGGAAGAGATCTACGAACTCGACCGCTGTATCGAGTGCGGATGCTGCATCGCCGGGTGCGGGACGATCCAGATGAACGAAAACTTCGTCGGGGCGGTCGGCATGAACAAAATCGCCCGCTACGCCCTCGATCCGAGAGACAAGCGCGACGATGCCGACTACTACGAACTGGTAGGTGACGAAAATGGCGTATTCGGATGCATGACGCTTCTGGGTTGCGAAGATGTCTGCCCCAAAAAGCTGCCGTTGCAATCCAAAATCGCCTATCTGAGGCGCCAGATGGTGAAGATCGGAATGAAGAAGTAG
- a CDS encoding thiamine-phosphate kinase, producing the protein MNKEDYFIGCFAETPFIGDDAAILNDMCISQDAFFENVHFKREWMSLYEIARKAMLVNISDAIVMNGRPKYALLTVAIPKHYTRKELKELARGFQETADAFGITIIGGDTIANIKLDISITIMAECSRPILRSGMKEGDLLAYTGRLGESRRDLQRLLRGASVNPGSRFVHPVLRDRFFYKAAPFIRSAMDISDGLFHDLEKLHRANRLGFDFFVPIPKPVGCSGEEFEVLFAFDPRHEKRIRHIARLTRTPLTVFARAVRKPYHNLCRPNHF; encoded by the coding sequence ATGAACAAAGAAGACTACTTTATCGGCTGTTTTGCCGAAACTCCTTTCATCGGCGACGATGCGGCCATATTGAACGATATGTGCATCAGTCAGGACGCCTTTTTCGAAAATGTCCATTTCAAACGCGAATGGATGAGCCTCTACGAGATCGCCAGAAAAGCGATGCTCGTCAACATCTCCGACGCAATCGTGATGAACGGCAGGCCGAAATATGCGCTTCTTACGGTCGCCATTCCCAAACACTACACCCGCAAAGAGCTCAAAGAGCTCGCCCGCGGCTTTCAGGAAACGGCGGACGCTTTTGGGATCACGATCATCGGTGGCGACACGATTGCCAACATCAAGCTCGACATCTCGATTACAATCATGGCCGAATGCAGCCGACCGATTCTGCGAAGCGGCATGAAAGAGGGTGATCTTCTCGCTTACACCGGCAGACTGGGAGAGAGCCGGCGCGATCTGCAGAGGTTGCTGCGCGGCGCCTCGGTCAACCCCGGCTCGCGATTCGTCCATCCCGTTCTTCGGGACCGGTTTTTCTACAAAGCGGCGCCCTTTATCCGCAGTGCGATGGACATCTCCGACGGGCTCTTCCACGATCTGGAAAAACTGCACCGCGCCAACCGGCTGGGTTTCGACTTTTTCGTTCCCATTCCCAAACCTGTCGGATGCAGCGGTGAAGAGTTCGAAGTGCTTTTTGCCTTTGATCCGCGCCATGAAAAGAGGATCCGGCATATTGCCCGACTTACACGCACACCATTGACCGTTTTTGCCAGGGCGGTGCGAAAACCCTATCACAATCTTTGCAGACCAAACCACTTTTAG
- a CDS encoding CoB--CoM heterodisulfide reductase iron-sulfur subunit B family protein: protein MAELKYALYTGCTARESTPELLMSTMAVAKKLGIELILLDEASCCGASHLQDFDDFLSLVLNARNICYAEKQELPMLTICNTCQLNTVMTKERLDSDENLKSQVNEKLAEVGLEYKGTSSVRHFLYAIIDDYGLDKLAEQVVKPLNDFNVAAFYGCHNIRPSHIHHVHNAKVIEKDVGEGGGEQAFDTTELLARYNDNENPYNPTSLDRLIEALQGKSVDYESKNKCCGFHADLQSPKTANRLTGTALLDAIDNDADMMVTPCPLCHLNMDVKQHTVAKEMGRDISLPVLHLPQLIGLALGIDPKELGLKHNVAEVNFV, encoded by the coding sequence ATGGCAGAATTAAAATATGCACTCTACACGGGATGTACGGCACGAGAATCGACCCCCGAACTGTTGATGTCGACGATGGCAGTCGCGAAAAAGCTGGGTATCGAACTGATCCTTCTGGACGAGGCGAGCTGTTGTGGTGCGAGCCACCTGCAGGATTTCGACGATTTTTTGTCTCTCGTACTCAACGCTCGCAATATCTGTTATGCAGAAAAGCAGGAACTGCCGATGCTGACGATATGTAACACATGTCAGCTCAATACCGTCATGACAAAAGAGCGTCTCGACAGTGACGAAAATCTCAAATCCCAAGTGAATGAAAAACTTGCCGAAGTGGGCCTGGAATATAAAGGGACGAGTTCCGTCCGACATTTTCTCTATGCAATCATCGATGATTACGGGCTCGACAAACTGGCCGAGCAAGTGGTGAAACCGCTCAACGACTTCAACGTCGCAGCATTTTACGGATGTCACAACATTCGCCCAAGCCATATCCACCATGTCCATAACGCAAAAGTCATCGAAAAGGATGTCGGAGAAGGCGGCGGAGAGCAGGCGTTCGACACAACGGAACTGCTCGCCAGATACAACGACAATGAAAACCCCTACAATCCGACATCACTCGACCGCCTCATTGAAGCGCTTCAGGGCAAAAGTGTCGATTACGAAAGCAAGAACAAATGTTGCGGCTTCCATGCCGACCTTCAGTCTCCGAAAACGGCCAACCGTCTCACCGGGACGGCACTACTCGACGCGATCGACAACGATGCGGACATGATGGTCACACCCTGCCCGCTTTGCCATCTGAATATGGACGTCAAACAGCATACGGTCGCCAAAGAGATGGGGCGAGACATCAGTCTGCCCGTTCTCCATCTTCCTCAGCTCATCGGTCTCGCACTCGGCATCGACCCCAAAGAGCTCGGACTGAAGCACAACGTCGCAGAAGTCAACTTCGTATAG
- a CDS encoding bifunctional 3,4-dihydroxy-2-butanone 4-phosphate synthase/GTP cyclohydrolase II — protein MIDDEDRENEGDLVYAATFSTPEKVNFMATEAKGLICVAISKEIADRLHLQPMVQHNDSQHETAFTVSVDAKDATTGISAFERDMTIKLLASPISTPQDLVRPGHIFPLIAKEGGVLVRTGHTEGSVDICKLAGVAPSAVICEIMREDGQMARRDDLELFAKKHDLNIVYISDIVEYRLRNERLVHLAEEEEIEFFDTKVEKKLFIDHQGKRHYAIVFYRLHETENVKFHNIGRDVDLLLNQHRYGQLIKSIDYLKHNGGVIVFLDAEDATGGDTMKEYGIGAQILSELGIKNIKLLVSSKGKEFVGLGGFGLDIVEEIEI, from the coding sequence ATGATAGACGATGAAGACCGGGAAAACGAAGGCGATCTGGTCTATGCCGCGACATTTTCGACACCGGAGAAAGTCAACTTTATGGCGACGGAAGCAAAGGGGCTCATCTGCGTCGCTATCTCGAAAGAGATCGCCGATAGGCTTCATCTTCAACCGATGGTACAGCACAACGACTCTCAGCATGAGACGGCATTTACCGTTTCTGTCGATGCGAAAGACGCCACGACAGGTATTTCCGCCTTTGAGAGAGACATGACCATCAAACTCCTGGCAAGTCCCATCAGTACACCCCAGGATCTGGTTCGCCCAGGACACATCTTTCCTCTCATAGCGAAAGAGGGCGGTGTTCTCGTACGCACCGGACATACGGAAGGTTCCGTCGATATCTGCAAACTGGCCGGCGTGGCTCCGAGTGCGGTCATCTGTGAAATCATGCGTGAAGATGGACAGATGGCACGACGGGACGACCTGGAGCTTTTCGCGAAAAAGCACGATCTCAATATCGTCTATATCTCCGATATCGTGGAATACCGCCTTCGCAATGAAAGGCTGGTTCACCTCGCCGAGGAGGAGGAGATCGAATTTTTCGATACGAAAGTCGAGAAGAAACTCTTTATCGATCACCAGGGGAAGAGACATTACGCCATAGTCTTTTACAGACTTCATGAAACGGAAAATGTAAAATTCCATAATATAGGCAGGGATGTCGATCTTCTTTTAAATCAACACCGTTACGGCCAGCTCATAAAATCGATCGATTATCTCAAACACAATGGAGGTGTCATCGTTTTTCTCGATGCTGAAGATGCCACGGGTGGCGATACGATGAAAGAGTATGGTATCGGTGCTCAAATCCTCTCCGAACTTGGCATCAAAAATATCAAACTGCTCGTTTCGAGCAAAGGCAAGGAGTTCGTCGGGCTCGGAGGTTTCGGTCTCGATATCGTCGAGGAGATCGAAATCTGA
- a CDS encoding succinate dehydrogenase/fumarate reductase iron-sulfur subunit, protein MSTERITKKLTFKTFRFNAETDFLPYFKTYEMEVGKDELVLDILNRIKWEFDGSFSYRRSCRHGICGSCSIKVNGKPVLSCKQNVWELVEIFGTDTLLLEPQSKKRVVKDMIIDKKDFWDKHKAVKPWLEAEIDEHPEAEIRVSPEEAEALLEADYCIQCGNCYYACPAVEVNEEFFGPAQFAKAFRFNADVRDTAKRERLETVREMGPGIWDCVKCFECAEACPKDVDPIGKITKLHNQLFEEGLAQDNVATRHAVGFKHSIKKHGLLDEGELVRYSEGNIGVMKHLPEAIAMFKKGKIVMPWNMPKSKNLDEIKTLIKTSSKVKF, encoded by the coding sequence ATGAGTACTGAACGCATTACAAAAAAACTGACTTTTAAAACTTTCCGCTTCAATGCGGAGACCGATTTTCTGCCCTATTTCAAAACCTATGAGATGGAAGTGGGCAAGGATGAACTGGTTCTGGATATCCTCAACCGCATCAAATGGGAATTCGACGGAAGTTTCAGCTATCGCCGAAGCTGCCGTCACGGTATCTGCGGAAGCTGTTCGATCAAGGTGAATGGAAAACCGGTTCTTTCGTGCAAACAGAATGTCTGGGAGTTGGTGGAGATTTTCGGCACCGATACGTTGCTGCTGGAACCTCAGAGCAAAAAACGTGTCGTCAAAGATATGATTATCGACAAGAAAGATTTCTGGGACAAGCACAAAGCGGTCAAGCCTTGGCTCGAAGCGGAGATCGACGAGCATCCGGAAGCGGAGATCCGTGTCTCCCCGGAAGAAGCGGAAGCACTTCTCGAGGCCGACTACTGCATTCAGTGCGGGAACTGTTACTATGCATGCCCGGCCGTCGAAGTGAATGAAGAGTTTTTCGGACCGGCACAGTTCGCCAAGGCATTCCGATTCAATGCCGATGTTCGTGACACCGCCAAACGTGAACGTCTCGAAACCGTTCGCGAGATGGGACCGGGAATCTGGGATTGTGTCAAATGTTTCGAGTGTGCCGAAGCGTGTCCGAAAGATGTCGATCCGATCGGAAAAATCACCAAGCTACACAACCAGCTTTTCGAAGAGGGGCTGGCACAGGACAATGTCGCGACACGTCATGCGGTTGGATTCAAACACTCCATCAAAAAACATGGACTTCTGGACGAGGGCGAATTGGTCCGATACTCCGAAGGCAATATCGGTGTCATGAAACACCTTCCGGAAGCGATTGCCATGTTCAAAAAAGGCAAAATCGTCATGCCGTGGAATATGCCGAAATCCAAAAATCTCGATGAGATCAAAACACTCATCAAAACATCATCGAAAGTTAAATTTTAA
- a CDS encoding YbgC/FadM family acyl-CoA thioesterase, with the protein MEFRVYYEDTDAAGIVYYANYLKFCERARSELFFSNGLSPQSEEGYFVVKSIEASYEKPAKLGDIVVVNTRMIEKKAVSITLLQTVSRDSDTLFTMRVRLAYLIHDKPARIPVQIYSLISSWESGE; encoded by the coding sequence ATGGAGTTCCGTGTCTATTACGAGGATACCGATGCGGCCGGCATCGTCTACTATGCCAACTATCTGAAATTCTGCGAAAGGGCCCGCAGCGAGCTCTTCTTTTCAAACGGTCTCTCTCCTCAAAGCGAGGAGGGATACTTTGTCGTGAAGAGTATCGAGGCATCGTACGAAAAACCAGCCAAACTGGGGGACATCGTCGTTGTAAATACGCGGATGATCGAGAAAAAAGCGGTTTCGATCACTCTTTTGCAAACAGTCTCTAGAGATTCCGATACACTTTTTACAATGCGTGTACGCCTCGCTTACCTGATCCATGACAAACCGGCCAGGATTCCGGTGCAAATCTACTCACTCATCTCATCCTGGGAGTCCGGAGAGTAG
- a CDS encoding fumarate reductase flavoprotein subunit: MKIIYTDVLVVGGGLAGLRVATGVQERGHRTIVLSLVPPKRSHSAAAQGGMQASLGNCAMGWGDNEDIHFEDTVKGSDWGADQQVVRMFVNTAPKAIRELTHYGVPWNRVRKGKHEAIINAQKVLIEERDEAHGLITARDFGGTKKWRTCYTSDGTGHSMLYAMDNKAHEDRVMIHERMEAMALIHKDGRCYGVVARNLMDGEIVAYVAKATTIATGGYGRIYAVTTNAIICQGTGQALALESGVATLGNMEAVQFHPTAIVPVGILTTEGCRGDGGVLRDVDGYRFMPDYEPEKKELASRDVVSRRMIEHIRKGKGVPSRYGDHLWLDITILGREHIEKNLREVKDICENFLGIDPAEEWIPVRPTQHYSMGGIRTKHTGESQTMKGLYACGEAACWDLHGFNRLGGNSVSETVVSGMLVAEYISDFCDSPQSSIDISTAVVEAFIRAEKEKIHRLLTHEGGEDAYVLRREMESIMMEKVGIFRNGNDLQEAVERLERLLVRSRNITVSRSKSYAANPALVIAYRTQKMIKVALTVAYGALLRTESRGAHAREDYPMRDDVNWLKRTITSWPDPERTLPTVTYEPIEISHMELPPGFRGYGKKNIIENRQSAIQQAKIDAIRNELLKHGADRFEIQNALMPYEHLLPEKYRGRNERLYERFDDEKAKQ; the protein is encoded by the coding sequence ATGAAGATCATCTATACCGATGTACTGGTTGTCGGCGGCGGACTGGCTGGGCTTCGCGTGGCTACGGGCGTACAGGAGCGCGGGCACCGCACGATCGTCCTTTCGCTGGTCCCGCCCAAACGTTCCCATTCGGCGGCGGCCCAAGGCGGCATGCAAGCATCGCTCGGCAACTGTGCGATGGGATGGGGCGACAACGAAGATATTCACTTCGAAGATACGGTCAAAGGGAGTGACTGGGGTGCGGACCAGCAGGTCGTTCGGATGTTCGTCAACACGGCTCCGAAGGCGATTCGGGAGCTTACGCATTACGGTGTGCCGTGGAACAGAGTACGCAAAGGGAAACACGAAGCGATCATCAATGCGCAAAAAGTGCTCATCGAAGAGCGGGACGAGGCGCACGGTCTCATCACTGCACGAGATTTCGGCGGCACAAAGAAGTGGCGTACCTGCTACACTTCCGACGGGACCGGGCACAGTATGCTCTACGCCATGGACAACAAAGCGCACGAAGACCGGGTGATGATCCATGAACGGATGGAGGCGATGGCGCTCATCCACAAAGACGGCCGCTGCTACGGGGTCGTCGCACGAAACCTGATGGACGGCGAGATCGTCGCCTATGTCGCCAAAGCGACGACTATCGCCACAGGCGGATACGGCCGCATCTACGCCGTCACGACCAATGCCATCATCTGCCAGGGAACCGGACAGGCCCTGGCACTCGAGAGCGGCGTCGCGACGCTTGGAAACATGGAAGCGGTACAGTTTCACCCGACAGCGATCGTACCGGTCGGCATTTTGACGACAGAGGGGTGCCGGGGCGACGGCGGGGTGCTGCGTGATGTCGACGGCTACCGCTTTATGCCCGACTACGAACCGGAAAAGAAGGAGCTTGCATCGCGCGACGTCGTCTCCCGCCGTATGATCGAGCATATCCGAAAAGGCAAAGGGGTTCCCTCCCGCTACGGTGACCACCTCTGGCTCGACATAACGATTCTGGGGCGTGAACACATCGAAAAGAATCTGCGGGAAGTCAAAGATATCTGTGAAAACTTTCTCGGCATCGACCCGGCCGAAGAGTGGATCCCGGTACGCCCGACCCAGCACTATTCGATGGGTGGCATCCGTACCAAACATACGGGTGAATCGCAGACGATGAAAGGACTCTACGCCTGCGGCGAAGCGGCTTGCTGGGACCTGCACGGCTTCAACCGTTTAGGAGGCAACTCGGTGAGTGAAACGGTCGTTTCCGGAATGCTCGTCGCAGAATACATTTCCGACTTCTGCGACTCGCCGCAGAGCAGCATCGATATCTCGACGGCGGTTGTCGAAGCGTTCATTCGGGCCGAAAAGGAGAAGATTCATCGACTGTTGACACACGAAGGGGGTGAAGACGCCTACGTGTTGCGAAGGGAGATGGAGAGCATCATGATGGAGAAGGTGGGTATTTTCCGTAACGGCAACGATCTGCAAGAAGCGGTCGAGCGGCTCGAGCGGCTACTCGTCCGTAGTAGGAATATCACGGTTTCGCGTTCCAAATCCTATGCCGCCAATCCGGCACTGGTGATCGCCTACCGGACGCAGAAGATGATCAAAGTGGCACTCACCGTCGCCTACGGCGCACTGCTTCGCACCGAAAGCCGGGGTGCTCACGCTCGGGAAGACTACCCGATGCGTGACGATGTCAACTGGCTCAAACGTACGATCACCTCGTGGCCGGACCCGGAGCGGACCCTCCCGACGGTTACCTACGAGCCGATCGAAATCTCCCATATGGAGCTGCCGCCGGGTTTCCGCGGATACGGAAAGAAAAATATTATCGAAAATCGGCAGAGCGCCATTCAGCAGGCGAAAATCGACGCGATCCGGAACGAGCTGCTCAAACACGGCGCCGACCGGTTCGAAATCCAGAACGCTTTGATGCCCTACGAGCATCTGTTGCCCGAAAAATACAGGGGGCGCAACGAACGACTCTACGAGCGATTCGACGATGAGAAGGCAAAACAATGA
- a CDS encoding uracil-DNA glycosylase has protein sequence MNRLYNALQLKRLYQLKQLGVQYVPLVEKRASVQRSLPSDLKALEQIVSQCQLCSLSKTRTKTVFGEGNPNAELMFVGEGPGAQEDTSGRPFVGRAGELLTKMIENAIEIPRSEVYITNIVKCRPPNNRVPTPEEAYTCLPYLQKQIELVSPRIIVALGATAYHYLTGDKTGISKVRGEVIEMDGFKLVPTYHPSYLLRNPSAKKEVYQDLLKIKRLLCEN, from the coding sequence ATGAATCGCCTCTATAACGCATTACAGCTCAAACGCCTTTATCAGCTTAAACAACTCGGGGTTCAATATGTACCGCTCGTGGAAAAAAGAGCATCCGTACAAAGATCCCTTCCTTCTGACCTCAAAGCGTTGGAGCAGATCGTTTCACAGTGTCAACTCTGTTCGTTGAGCAAAACACGGACGAAAACGGTCTTTGGCGAAGGCAACCCGAATGCAGAGCTGATGTTCGTCGGTGAGGGACCCGGTGCGCAGGAAGATACCTCCGGGCGTCCTTTTGTCGGAAGAGCCGGAGAGTTATTGACGAAAATGATTGAAAATGCGATCGAAATACCGAGGAGCGAGGTTTATATCACCAATATCGTCAAATGCCGTCCTCCGAACAATCGTGTCCCGACACCTGAAGAGGCCTACACCTGCCTTCCCTATCTACAGAAGCAGATCGAATTGGTAAGCCCGCGTATCATTGTTGCACTGGGTGCGACCGCCTACCACTATCTGACTGGCGACAAGACCGGAATCTCGAAGGTACGGGGCGAAGTGATAGAGATGGACGGCTTCAAGTTGGTACCGACCTATCATCCCAGTTATCTTTTAAGAAATCCATCTGCCAAAAAAGAAGTTTATCAGGATCTTCTGAAAATCAAGAGGTTGCTATGCGAAAATTGA